One part of the Haliotis asinina isolate JCU_RB_2024 chromosome 2, JCU_Hal_asi_v2, whole genome shotgun sequence genome encodes these proteins:
- the LOC137274537 gene encoding sodium- and chloride-dependent GABA transporter 2-like, whose product MKKEDESNAQAAVAPVVELEEEEGVNKRETWGRAFDFLLACIGFSVGLGNVWRFPYLCYKNGGGAFLIPYFLCVIFGGIPLFYLEVALGQFMGVGGLKAWNVVPLLQGIGMATVIIVFLLNCYYNVILCWAFYYMFSSFTTTLPWATCNHDWNTENCSENFVSAPMTGNGTNSTDPGNIITNLTDPNITQSFVDPVTEYWERKVLGISTGVDDMGGIKWDLCLCLIFAWIVVYACICKGIKSSGKVMYVTATSPYIFMLCLLIRNSLLDGAYDGVIFYLKPNVAKLADIEVWVDAGTQIFFSYSISLGALTALGSYNKFHHNSYRDAVLFSLTNSGTSFFAGFIVFTILGYMAKTQGRSIEDVAESGPGLAFIAYPKAVAQMPAAPVWSILFFLMIILLGLDSQFVGVEGVITAVVDQYPSYLRKGYRKEIFIGVVCFISFLIGLSMVTNGGMYVFQLFDYYSGSRIILLVAFFELIAIAYIYGVNRFLDNIEMMLGWTILPFMKICWLFFSPVFCISIFVMSAINYSELTYERPSGKYFYPEWAVAIGWTMACFSIVWVPIIAVYKYIKCRDIRVLLRPTGLKQHQMRPCDYGRKTYDDVLRERQGLPTTVEQYGPPASSGGTPPPSYENPAFEKEKSYFTQL is encoded by the exons ATGAAGAAAGAGGACGAGTCAAACGCTCAGGCAGCTGTTGCTCCCGTTGTTGAACTGGAGGAAGAAGAAGGGGTTAACAAGCGAGAAACATGGGGAAGAGCTTTTGACTTTCTCTTGGCTTGTATTGGATTTTCCGTCGGTCTTGGAAATGTATGGAGATTTCCATACCTGTGTTATAAGAATGGAGGAG GCGCCTTCCTCATTCCGTATTTCCTGTGTGTCATCTTCGGAGGTATTCCGCTCTTCTACCTGGAGGTAGCCCTCGGACAGTTCATGGGAGTCGGAGGTCTGAAAGCATGGAACGTGGTACCTCTGCTGCAAG GTATCGGTATGGCCACCGTCATCATCGTCTTCCTCCTCAACTGCTACTACAACGTGATTCTCTGCTGGGCGTTCTATTACATGTTCTCGTCATTCACCACCACGTTGCCATGGGCAACCTGTAACCATGACTGGAACACCGAGAACTGCTCTGAGAACTTCGTGTCAGCACCTATGACCGGCAACGGCACCAACTCAACCGACCCCGGCAATATCATCACCAACCTGACTGACCCCAACATCACTCAGTCGTTTGTAGACCCTGTCACGGAATACTGGGA ACGTAAGGTTCTGGGGATCTCCACCGGGGTGGACGATATGGGTGGCATCAAGTGGGATCTCTGCCTCTGCCTCATCTTCGCCTGGATCGTTGTCTACGCCTGCATCTGTAAGGGTATCAAATCATCGGGCAAG GTGATGTACGTGACGGCAACTTCCCCATACATCTTCATGTTGTGTCTCCTGATCAGGAACTCCCTCCTCGACGGTGCATACGACGGCGTCATTTTCTACCTGAAACCAAACGTCGCTAAGCTAGCCGACATCGAG GTATGGGTGGATGCAGGGACACAGATCTTCTTCTCTTACTCCATATCACTGGGTGCACTGACAGCGCTTGGATCCTACAACAAGTTCCATCACAATTCCtacag GGATGCGGTTCTGTTCTCACTCACCAACAGCGGTACCAGTTTCTTCGCCGGCTTCATCGTGTTCACCATCTTGGGCTATATGGCGAAGACCCAGGGCAGGTCTATAGAGGACGTAGCCGAATCAG GTCCTGGTTTGGCCTTCATTGCCTATCCTAAGGCTGTGGCTCAGATGCCAGCGGCTCCTGTGTGGTCCATCCTCTTCTTCCTCATGATCATCTTACTGGGCCTCGACAGCCAG tTTGTGGGTGTTGAGGGTGTGATCACAGCTGTGGTCGACCAGTATCCTTCCTACCTCAGAAAGGGCTACCGTAAAGAGATTTTCATCGGCGTTGTGTGTTTCATATCTTTCCTCATCGGCCTTTCCATGGTGACTAAC GGAGGGATGTACGTGTTCCAGCTCTTCGACTACTATTCTGGAAGTCGTATTATTCTCTTGGTGGCATTCTTCGAGCTCATCGCCATCGCCTATATCTATG GTGTCAACCGCTTCCTTGACAACATTGAGATGATGCTTGGGTGGACCATCCTACCTTTCATGAAGATCTGTTGGCTGTTTTTCTCACCTGTTTTCTGCATT TCCATCTTCGTGATGAGCGCCATAAACTACTCTGAGCTGACCTACGAAAGGCCATCAGGAAAGTACTTCTACCCCGAATGGGCTGTAGCTATCGGGTGGACAATGGCGTGTTTCTCCATCGTCTGGGTGCCCATCATCGCAGTCTACAAGTACATCAAGTGCAGG GACATAAGAGTGTTGTTACGTCCGACGGGGCTGAAACAACATCAGATGCGACCGTGCGACTACGGCCGCAAGACCTACGACGACGTCTTGAGAGAGCGACAAGGGTTGCCCACCACTGTAGAACAGTACGGTCCCCCAGCGTCCAGCGGAGGTACACCCCCTCCATCGTACGAAAATCCAGCCTTCGAGAAGGAAAAGTCTTACTTTACTCAGTTATAA